A window from Solanum stenotomum isolate F172 chromosome 5, ASM1918654v1, whole genome shotgun sequence encodes these proteins:
- the LOC125866386 gene encoding ethanolamine-phosphate cytidylyltransferase → MGSEGGGGGGRSENVQQSSRFVATWIVGGVVLGLSVLGLRFALPKKKKRPIRVYMDGCFDMMHYGHCNALRQARALGDQLVVGVVSDAEIIANKGPPVTPLHERMIMVGAVKWVDEVISDAPYAITEEFMRKLFDEYNIDYIIHGDDPCLLPDGTDAYALAKKVGRYKQIKRTEGVSSTDIVGRMLLCVRERTTVDSPSHASLQRQFSHGHSQKSDDGGAGSDTRVSHFLPTSRRIVQFSNSKGAGPDARIVYIDGAFDLFHAGHVEILRLARGLGDFLLVGIHTDQTVSANRGGHRPIMNLHERSLSVLACRYADEVIIGAPGEVSKDMITTFNISLVVHGTVAEDNDFQKETGNPYAVPISMGIFQVLDSPLDITTSTIIRRIVSNHEAYQKRNEKKAASEKRYYEGKSYVSGD, encoded by the exons ATGGGTtcagaaggaggaggaggaggaggacgATCGGAGAATGTGCAACAGAGTTCGCGGTTCGTTGCGACATGGATTGTAGGGGGTGTGGTGTTAGGGTTGTCTGTGCTTGGGTTGAGATTTGCTTTgccgaagaagaagaagagaccTATAAGGGTATATATGGATGGTTGTTTTGATATGATGCATTATGGTCATTGTAATGCTCTTCGACAAGCTAGGGCTCTTGGTGACCAATTGGTTGTTGGAGTTGTTAGCGATGCGGAAATTATAGCGAATAAAGGCCCTCCTGTCACTCCTCTTCATGAGAG GATGATTATGGTTGGTGCTGTGAAGTGGGTGGATGAAGTCATCTCTGATGCCCCCTATGCCATTACTGAAGAATTTATGAGGAAACTATTTGATGAGTATAACATAGACTATATTATTCATGGGGATGACCCTTGTCTTCTTCCTGATGGAACTGATGCTTATGCCCTTGCTAAGAAGGTTGGTCGCTATAAGCAGATCAAGCGCACAGAAGGAGTTTCAAGCACTGATATTGTTG GTCGAATGCTTCTTTGTGTGAGAGAGAGGACCACTGTTGACTCCCCCAGTCATGCCTCCTTGCAGAGACAATTTAGCCATGGTCACAGCCAAAAATCTGACGACGGTGGTGCTGGGAGCGATACACGCGTATCTCATTTTCTTCCTACGTCTCGTAGAATTGTACAATTTTCGAATTCGAAG GGAGCTGGACCTGATGCTCGCATAGTCTATATTGATGGTGCCTTTGATCTTTTCCATGCTGGACATGTAGAG ATACTAAGGCTTGCTCGAGGACTTGGAGACTTTCTACTAGTAGGCATTCATACTGATCAAACTGTTAG TGCCAATAGAGGTGGACACCGTCCAATTATGAATCTTCATGAAAGGAGCCTAAGTGTTTTGGCTTGTCGCTATGCTGATGAAGTGATTATTGGTGCTCCAGGGGAGGTGTCAAAAGATATG ATAACAACATTTAATATCTCTTTAGTTGTTCATGGAACAGTAGCCGAGGACAACGATTTTCAGAAG GAGACGGGTAACCCATATGCTGTACCAATTAGCATGGGCATTTTTCAAGTATTGGATAGTCCTTTAGATATTACAACAAGCACAATAATAAGGAGAATTGTGTCAAATCATGAGGCTTACCAG AAACGAAATGAGAAGAAAGCAGCTAGTGAGAAGAGGTACTACGAGGGAAAAAGTTATGTCTCTGGTGATTAG